In the genome of uncultured Celeribacter sp., the window GCACATTGAGCTCGTCTGCGATCTGCTCGCAAAGCTTCGTATGCGTCTCGACCGCGTTGAAAATCGCGATCTGATCGCCCCGCTCATAGAGCCAGACCGATTTTGCCTCCTGAGCCTCGCGCACCAGCTCCATAACGCGATCGAACCTCTCTTTCGGGCCGGGGGATTGGATTGCAGGGTGAATGCTCATCAGATCCGTCCCGCAGCCTTGAGGGCGGCAATCACGCGCTCCTCGTTGTCCAGCACCAGCCGCGAAAAGCTCTCGTCCGGCAGGGATTTGATGTTCTCGGAGAGCGCAGTGAACTTGCGCTCGAACGCATCGGCAACCACCCCGCCTTCAAGCGCCTGCAACGCACCAGCCACATTGCTGACAGGGCTGTCTGCATCCATAACCAGATTGAGCACACGCTCCTGACGCACCGGCGACAGGTCCGCGAGCGCTTTCAGCTCGGTTTGCTTCTTCGCCATATCCGTGCCGACAAGACGGCTGCGCGAGGCGGGCGTGAGGCCAGACCAGATGTTCACGGCGAGGTTGATCGTGCGCTTGGATAGGCCGATCTTCTCAGCCACAGACGTGGCAAATCCGAAGATTTCAGGTTCACCAAAACCGGTGGGCAAAGTTTTCCCACCGCCATTCGCGAAGTTCGGGTGCATCCGCTCCCAGACCTGCTTCAGCTCATAGAGATGCTGTGCCCGATCCAGCGCGTTCAGCTCACCACGCCCGAGGTTTTCCATCACCTCTTCAAGACGCGCCTCATCGGCGTTTGAAGCGTTGGAAATACGCGCCGGAATGGCCACGCGCCCGAGGATTTCGAATGCCCCAATCCGGTGACGTCCTGCGACAAGCTCATAGCGCTCACCAACCGGGCGCACCGTAATGGGATGGATCAAACCCTGCTCACGGATCATATCCGCAAGCCCGCAAGCCCAGTCCATATTGAGGGCACGCGCACGGTCGTCAGGAATGTCGATGAGATCGAGGGCGATTTCGAGATCAGTAGTCATATTTTGCCTGTAGGTCTTATTGTTGACCGCCACCGCGTTGCTGCGGAGGCGTGGATGTTAGGCAGGGCGTCAGAGAGCGCCGATCAGGTGCAGGAAATGCAGCCACCAGATGAGGCCGAGCCCCATCGTAAAGAGCATGAGCTGCGCCCCCATCATGCGCAGGGCCAAGGCAGCGGAAAACACCGCCACCTCAGCCGCCCACATGAGAAGAAAGGCGATCATGACAACCGCTCCAGCACTTCGGCACGTGACCCGTCCGCAATCATTGCGCAGAGGTCTGCATGCATCTTCTCAAGAAGATCGACATACAGAGCCGTCGCATTGTCCCGCGCCTGTCCCGGAAGGTCGCGATCTTTCGCGACATCGGCCTGAACCTGAGCGCTTTGGGCGTTCTGGAAAACGACCGACATGCGATAAAACAAAGGTTCACGCGCCATCACGGATGCCCCCCATACGACAGCCCCGCGATCACGATCACGAAAAGGACAATACCTCCGATCAAATCGTGCTCGAAGCTTTGCTCCGCCTGGTCATGGAGGCGAACAAGACGATCGAAGAACTCACGCATGGGCGACCTCTTTGACCGGCATGTCAGGAAGCGTGACCGGGCGAACAACCTGACGCACGGCTTGAGCCAGCACCAAATCTTCCACAACAGCCTCGCGGCCTGCCTGCTCTTCGGCCTCTTCGATCAGGAACTCGCGCAACCCGCGCAGGGACAGAGACAACCGCGAAAGCGTCTCTGGATCGGGGCGCAAACCGCCCGCGAGATAGGCAATGACCTCCCCGACATCACGGGCGGAAGAGGTGAAGCCTTCGGAGCTCTTGTCAAACCCCGGCAGCGCATTTGACGAAATCATGCTCATGCCGCCACCTCATTGTCAGCGGCTCGCTGCGCTTTTGCCCTTGCGATCAGGGCCTCATTTTCGGCAGAAAGGAGACGAGACTTCCGAATGGGATAGCGATCCGGGAACAGCTCCGCCGGTGTAACGCCGATAAACTCGGCCAGCGCTTTTTCGGCAGGGCGAACAGTGCGGTTCCAGACATGCCGCATGTAGCTCGGGTTAATCCCTTTGAGCTCGGCAAGACCGTTAAGGGTCATGCCGCGCTCTGCAAGGACGAATTGGATCTTGGCTTTGCTCCAAGTCTTCTTCTCCATGGTAGTTCTCCTGTTGAGGGCTGATGCTGCAACATCGGCTCTTGACGGGGTTAAAAGTCGCAATCGCGAAGCGCCTAAGCGGTTCGCATATGAAAGAGATAGGGACAAATATGTCCAAAGTAAAGGACATATTTGTCCATTCGGTGCGGTATGTTCTTTTTTGACCATGATTCCTCTGGAGGAGCGAATATCGAGAATCACAGCTCCAGTTTCGGCGAGAGACTAACGGTCGTCGTCGAAGCCATCGGCGTGGACAAAATATCAGAAAAAACGCAAAAATCCCCCAAACAAATAAGACGTTACTGCGCGGGCGCAGAGCCGCCATTTGGAGTTTTGAGGGAGGTCGTTGCGCTTTCCGGCGCAAGCTACGATTGGCTCGCAACAGGAAAGAGCAGATCTGCAGAAGACCATAAATTTGCCCAAACCGTTCTAAAAAATGAACTCAATAGTCTTCAGTCCATGGATAGGACAGATTTGTCCGACGAACAAAGCTCTGACATTGACGAGGAAATGAAGCTATTACGAGGATTGCTTAGTGCTGAGGGCCGGCTGGAAGAAATTAGGAGTAAAGGCCGATCAAATCGCGGCGCTGAAAACGCAGATATGATCAACCTTCCTCTGTACTCTGTAGAGGCGTCTGCAGGACACGGCTCTCTACCAATTACCGAAGAGGTCGTTGATCAGGTTGCCTTCCGGGAAAGCTTCCTGCGCGATCTCGGCGCACACCCGCTCAAATGCTCGATCATCTGGGCCAAGGGCGACAGCATGCAGCCTACAATCCCTGACGGATCGATTCTCATCGTCGATCTCAGCCAGAATGAAATCAACAACGGCTGCCTCTATGTTTTCAATGTGGATGGTGATCTTTTGGTAAAGCGCGCCCGGCGCAAACTCAACAGCTCGATCGAGCTGATTTCAGACAATGACCTTTACGCAACCGAAACCGTCAGCAGATCCGACCTGGACCAGCTCCGCGTGATCGGCCGTGTGGTCTACTTTTGTAGGACGCCATGATGAAACTATTTCCGATATTGGCTCTTTGCGCAGGCGCAGCGAGCGCCCAAGACATCTCTTCAAACGGGTATTCACAGCACGAATTCAATGTCATCAAGCGAGAGATATTTAAAATGATAAAGGACCCACAAAGCCTTATACTGACACGGCTTTGGGTGGAGAGCACAGAAAGCCACCTGCATATGATCTGCGGCGCTGCCAATGCAAAGAATAGCTTTGGAGCCTATGCTGGGGAACAAGCATTCACTGCAACTTATGATGAGAAGCTCGAAACCGTAAAATATTTGGAAACTGTCAGTGATGATTTCACGCTCGACGATCTTCTTTCTGACTGTTTCGAATACGGGATGACTTGGCAGCAGTTTGAGCGAATTGATATTGAATAATTTTTTAAATTTTGGGGGCCGCATGGATGAAATTGATAACCCAAAACAGTATCTTGCTGACATTATAGGGTTCGGCACCGAAGTCGACATCATGCCTCTAGTTCATCAGGCTATGGCGCGATGCCCTTACGTACACGATTTTACCCCTAGAGAAATTGCCGACTTAGTCGTTATAGCGGCGCGCGGAATATATATCCCAGTCGATACCCTTGAGCGCATTGAGGGAAGAAATCTTGGGGCGCTTACTGGTTTTGTCATTTTGAGAATCCAATCAGAATACCGGATTCAGCAATTGACGAACCCTAGTATCCAAAAGTCTATGCCATATCTGGAGCTTGAGTACTTTAAGGAAACCGGAATTTGTGATGGCGCAGCAAAACTCCTCGATCGTTGGCTAGCTCCCGATGAGCTCACTGCACTGCCGCTCAACGAATGCACTCATAAAGGATGTACATGCAGATATCGCTCCAACTCAAAGAGGCAGGCTCAGCGTCGCCACCCTTTGCGGGCGACATGATCACTCCAGCCCAGCTTCACGCCTAACCCGCCGAATACAGCGCCGCATGATCTTCGTCTTCTCATCGCGGTCATATTGAATAAGCTGTTTTCGCCGCTCTATGCGCGCCTCAAGAACCGCAACGCGTTGTTTTTCCTCATCATTGGCTTTGTCGCGCCAATTTCCGTGCATGTCTTCTTGGTGCACAAATCACCTCATATTCCCGATTTCCCTTTATTTACGGCAATACCATACACCTGTTTCAGGTGCACAGTGATTTTTAACCCTGTCAGGAATGCGGATTTGATGATTTCCAGCTTCAAAGTTCGAAAAATTCGCGAAAATCTAATATCTATATGTTTTTAAAAAGAATTTCTACAAATATTCGGTGAAAATCAAACTTTGAAGTGACTTCAAAGTTTCAGAGAACCAGCTTTCGCACAAAATAAAAAACCGCAGGGGATAGACCGCCTGTTGAACTATGATTTTCCTATTGTCTGTATGATGTTAGCCAATGCGGCCTTTATGCGTCCAGAACGCAAGCATTTGACGCCTCAGTGAGTGCTTAAAGCCCCATTTCACCACCACTCTTGCACATGTCCTTCTGCACTATTCCTGCCCAAAACACCAATTTCACTCGCCTTTTCAGTGCCTTGTTTGTTTTTCCGGCGGACCCTCGTTTTGTGCGTAAGTTAGCCCCCCCCTACATTACGTCCCGGCGATCTGGCGGGCCTCAATCGTAATCACATTAAGGCGACGAGGCATGGTCGTAGGCTGAGAGTACGAACGAACAAGCGTAGCAAAATCGCGACGATCCCGGTGTCGCAGAAGCTCGGGGTGCTTCTGGATGCGACGCCAAGTGACCGGATGCTGATCCTTGTGGGGGACAAGGGGCAAAAGCTCGATGCGGAGAGCGCCTCAAAAGCGGTGAGCCGATGGCGCAATCGTATCCCAGAGCTGACGCCTGAGGCCAAGGGGTTCGATCTTCGGCTCTACGACGCGCGCGGCACAGCGGCAACGCGGCTGCTGGAGGCGGGGTTGGGGCTGAACGATATCGCGTCATACATGGGCTGGAGCATTCGCTACGCCAGCCAAGTCATCGAGCATTACGCGGTGATTTCCGAAGACGAAACCGACCGTGTGAATCGGGCGCTGGAAGCTGCCCAGAAGGCAAAAAATGGAACAAAATTGTAAACCGACCTGTAAACGGTCGCACTCTCAAGGAGGCCATGATGACACAAGTGCTTAAAATATTGGAGGCGAGTACCGGAATCGAACCGGTGTACACGGATTTGCAATCCGCTGCGTCACCACTCCGCCAACTCGCCTGAATGGTGAGCCGCTATCTATACCATGCTTGAAACCTGTGCAAGCCGCCTTTTGACGGTTTTCGCAGCTGCATTGATATGTTGCCCCTGCCGGAGGCTTGTGGCAAAACGGCCCAAGAGATGCCCATGAACGAAAGAGTTCAGCCTATGCCAGATTTCACCCAGCTCCGCACCACCATGGTCGACACGCAGGTTCGCCCCTCCGATGTGACCAAATTCCCGATCATCGAGGCCATGTTGACCGTTCCGCGCGAGAATTTCGTGCCGGATGACAAACGCGCAGGCGCCTATGTCGGCGAACATGTCGATCTCGGCAACAACCGTGTGGTGCTCGATCCCCGGGTTCTGTCGAAGATGCTCGATGTTCTGAACATCGAAAACGATGAACTGGTGCTCGATCTGGGATGTGCCATGGGTTACTCCTCCGCCGTCATCGCGCGGATGGCACAGGCGGTGGTTGCCGTCGAAGAAGACGAAACGCTGGCGCAAGAGGCGGCAAGCGCTCTGACGGCCAACGGATCCGACAATGTGATCCTCGAGACCGGGCCTATTGCCAAGGGGGCGCCGCAGCACGGACCCTATGATGTTGTGATCCTGCAAGGCGGGGTTGAAGAAATGCCTGATGAAATTCTGTCGCAGGTGAAGGAAAAAGGCCGCATCTGTGCTATTTTCCTAGACGGAGCCCTTGGCATCGTGCGTATAGGGTACAAGATAGATGGTGCAATTACATGGCGCATGGCGTTCAATGCCACCGCGCCGGTACTACCGGGTTTTGTAAAGCGCGCGCAATTCGCGCTGTAATATTGCGGACGTAGGATTGGCCTGAGCGGCCCCGGCGTTCGAGATAACAAAGGGGCATGAGGCCAATGAGCAAAAGCAAGACGATCAGAACAGCGCTATACGCCGGTGTGACGGCGATTGGCGTGGGAATGTTTCCGCTGGCATCCTGGGCGGAAACGCTCGGGGATGCGCTGGCATCGGCTTATAAGAATTCGGGACTTCTGGAACAAAACCGTGCCACGCTGCGCGCGGCGGACGAGGGCGTGGCATCTGCCCTGTCCGAATTGCGCCCGACCCTGTCCTACAATTACGAAGCGGGCAAATCCAAAAGCTTTCAGACTGATGCCTGGAGTGACTGGACCGATACGCTTTCCTTCGTCGCCTCGATGGATATCTATACCTTCGGACGCAATAAGTTTTCCGTAGATCTGCAAAAAGAGGTCGTTCTTGCGACGCGGGCCTCTCTCGTCAATGTCGAGCAATCGGTGCTGGCCTCTGCCGTCGACGCCTACATGGGCGTGCGGGAGGCTCAGGCTCTGGTCAACCTGCGGCAAAGCGCTGTGCGTCTGAACCAACAGAACCTGCGCGCCGCGCAGGATCGTTTTGATGTGGGCGAGATCACCCGCACCGAAGTGGCGCAATATGAGGCGCAGCTGGCCTCCGTGCGCGCCGATCTGGCCTCTGCGCAGGGCACGCTTTCCGCCGCGCGCGAGACCTACAAGGTCGCCGTGGGGCATTACCCGACGAAGCTGTCGACCCCGCCCAATATCAAATTGCCGGTGCCGTCGCTGGAGGCCGCTGTCTCCACCGCGCGTCAAAGACATCCGGGCATTATTGCTTTGCAACACCAAGCCGCCGCTCAGGACATCGCCGTCGATATCGCCGAGCGCAATATGTTCCCGACCGTGTCCGGCACCGTGACCCAGAGCTATTCCGACAATTTCGACAATGACACCACCTCGATCGGTCTCGGCGTCTCAGGCACGATCTATTCTGGCGGTGCTATTGCCTCCGGCGTGCGTGGCGCGGTGGCCAATCGCGATGCGGCGCGCGCCGAATTGTTGCAAACCACCCGCGAAGTCGAGCAAGGGGTGCGCACGAACTGGGCGATGTTGTCCGTTTATGCCGCTTCCGAACAGGCGTCGAATGCCTATGTGAAAGCTCAGCGCGTGGCCTATGACGGTGTGCGTGAAGAGGCCGATCTGGGCGCTGCGACCACGCTCGACGTGTTGGATGCGGAACAAGATTTGCTCGATGCGCAGGTCTCGGCCATTCAGGCCCGCATCGCGCGCGAAACGCAGTCTTACGTAGTGTTGCAATCCCTTGGCATGCTGACCGTTGAGCAACTCAAGCTGAACGTCCCGGTTTATGACCCGGCGGCCTATTACAATGCCGTCAAAAACGCGCCGACCCGCTATGTCAGCCCGCAGGGTGAAAAGCTGGATCGCGTGCTCGAAGGCTTGATGAAAAAGTAACAGCCGAAGCTTTCGGTTGGGTGAAAACGCCCTCGCATGTCGGTGTTCCGATCTGCGGGGGTTTGCGTTTTAGGGCGGCTTCTATTGTATGTGAGACGGAAGCTGGCTACCATCAGGGGGAGTGCAAAGGGAGTCGGGATGTCTGATCCGATGACAAATCTTGATGCGGACGATGTCTTGGCCTCGATCCGCCGTTTGGTGGCGGAAACCCACACCCATGCTCACACCCGTGGGGCCGAGCATCGGGCGGAGCAAGTGGCGACTCCTTCAAAGGCCATGCAGCAGACACCTCTGACTTTGGATCACCCCCTGACCTCACCTGTTGAGAGTGACGAGACCGCATCCGCTCCGGCGGCTCTGGTCCTGACGCCGGATTTTCGTGTGGAAAAGCCGGCCACTGTCGCAGTCGAAGAGAAGACTGGCGAAGAGGGGCCTTCCGAGACCCCGGAGCCGCTGGTCCTGTCGATGGAACAGGCCGTGCATGTGCCTCAGAATGCCCCGGAGCAGGTGCCAGAGGAGCAGGCACCAGAACAGATATCCGAGGCGGTGATCGAAACGCTGGTCGCAGAAGAGGCGCAAGCCGCGTCTGAGCCGGAGATCCCCTCCGCCCCGCCGGCGGATTGGAGTGCGGATCTGGACGACACGCCAGATGAGGTCGCCGCGGCCCATGTCGCCCGCCTGTCTCTCGAACAACGTATTGCCGAGCTTGAAGCCGCGGTCGGAGCGCAGAGCATGGAGTGGGAACCCGACGGGTCCGAAGGCCTCGAGGCGGAGATCCCGCGTGCCATGCCGCGTGCATTTACAGAGCCGGGAGCGCGTGTGTTGCATTTCGGTCCGGTAGAGACCTCAAAGGCCGTGACCCCGGACGCTGATGAGACAGCTTCCGGCCAAGAGACTGAC includes:
- a CDS encoding ParB N-terminal domain-containing protein yields the protein MTTDLEIALDLIDIPDDRARALNMDWACGLADMIREQGLIHPITVRPVGERYELVAGRHRIGAFEILGRVAIPARISNASNADEARLEEVMENLGRGELNALDRAQHLYELKQVWERMHPNFANGGGKTLPTGFGEPEIFGFATSVAEKIGLSKRTINLAVNIWSGLTPASRSRLVGTDMAKKQTELKALADLSPVRQERVLNLVMDADSPVSNVAGALQALEGGVVADAFERKFTALSENIKSLPDESFSRLVLDNEERVIAALKAAGRI
- a CDS encoding helix-turn-helix domain-containing protein gives rise to the protein MEKKTWSKAKIQFVLAERGMTLNGLAELKGINPSYMRHVWNRTVRPAEKALAEFIGVTPAELFPDRYPIRKSRLLSAENEALIARAKAQRAADNEVAA
- a CDS encoding S24 family peptidase: MFFFDHDSSGGANIENHSSSFGERLTVVVEAIGVDKISEKTQKSPKQIRRYCAGAEPPFGVLREVVALSGASYDWLATGKSRSAEDHKFAQTVLKNELNSLQSMDRTDLSDEQSSDIDEEMKLLRGLLSAEGRLEEIRSKGRSNRGAENADMINLPLYSVEASAGHGSLPITEEVVDQVAFRESFLRDLGAHPLKCSIIWAKGDSMQPTIPDGSILIVDLSQNEINNGCLYVFNVDGDLLVKRARRKLNSSIELISDNDLYATETVSRSDLDQLRVIGRVVYFCRTP
- a CDS encoding methyltransferase domain-containing protein, translating into MPDFTQLRTTMVDTQVRPSDVTKFPIIEAMLTVPRENFVPDDKRAGAYVGEHVDLGNNRVVLDPRVLSKMLDVLNIENDELVLDLGCAMGYSSAVIARMAQAVVAVEEDETLAQEAASALTANGSDNVILETGPIAKGAPQHGPYDVVILQGGVEEMPDEILSQVKEKGRICAIFLDGALGIVRIGYKIDGAITWRMAFNATAPVLPGFVKRAQFAL
- a CDS encoding TolC family outer membrane protein, translated to MSKSKTIRTALYAGVTAIGVGMFPLASWAETLGDALASAYKNSGLLEQNRATLRAADEGVASALSELRPTLSYNYEAGKSKSFQTDAWSDWTDTLSFVASMDIYTFGRNKFSVDLQKEVVLATRASLVNVEQSVLASAVDAYMGVREAQALVNLRQSAVRLNQQNLRAAQDRFDVGEITRTEVAQYEAQLASVRADLASAQGTLSAARETYKVAVGHYPTKLSTPPNIKLPVPSLEAAVSTARQRHPGIIALQHQAAAQDIAVDIAERNMFPTVSGTVTQSYSDNFDNDTTSIGLGVSGTIYSGGAIASGVRGAVANRDAARAELLQTTREVEQGVRTNWAMLSVYAASEQASNAYVKAQRVAYDGVREEADLGAATTLDVLDAEQDLLDAQVSAIQARIARETQSYVVLQSLGMLTVEQLKLNVPVYDPAAYYNAVKNAPTRYVSPQGEKLDRVLEGLMKK